TGATCCGCCTCGCCGCCCTGCACTACCATTCGATGGATATGGCGCAGGTGCTGCAAGCCATCACCAAGGCGATCGCGCTGGATATCGATCTGGCGCTGACGACCTACACGCGGCAGGCCTGGACCGGCGATCAGTAACGAACACCCAACCGCGCGAGCCGCGTCGCGCGCGCGGGATTGACCGCGAGATCGGGCATCTTGCCCGAGGCCAGCGCTTCGACTTGGCGCACCGTGTCGAAGGCCTGATGCGCGATCGCCTGCGGCGTCAACCCGCCGATATGCGGTGTCGCGACCACATCGGCACGCGCGGCCAAACGCATCATCGGCATCTGATCGGGCGCCATGCCGACATCCATCGCGGCACCGGCGAGATGACCGCGATCCAGGGCCGCTTCCAACGCCGCCTCGTCGACTAGTTCGCCGCGCGCGAGATTGACGAAGTAAGCGCCCTTCCCCATCCGCGCGAACGCGGCCGCGTCGAACAGATGATGCGTCGCCTCGGTCGCGGGCACGAGGCACACGACGAAATTCGATTTCGCCAGCATTTCGTCGAACGGAGCTTGCGTGGCCCCCGGCGGCGGCGTCTTCGTTTCGGGATCGCTGAAGATGACGTTCATGCGCAAGGCGACCGCCGCTTCGGCCAAGCGCCGTCCGATCGCGCCCAAGCCGGCGACGCCCAGCGTCGAACCCGCCAATTGCCGTCCCATGCGCACGACGGGCGCCTTCCCGGCGCGATAGGCGTTCGTCGCCGCGCTGACCCCGCGCGCAAGGTCGACCATCATGCCGATACCGAGCTCGACGACGGAATCGATGAACCCCGCCGTCGCGCGCGTGACCAGCACGCCCGCTTTCGACGCCGCCTCGACATCGATATTGCGGATATCCATGGCGCAGCGGACATAGGCGGCGAGATCGGGCAGGCCCGCGAAGACTTCGCCCGGCGCCGCCGTCTGCCGGTCGCTGACGATCACGTCGATCCCCTTGCCGGCGGCGATCAACGCTGCCGGGTCGAGCGGCGTCTCGCTGTCGTGAAGGACGACGTCGCCGGCCCCGCGCAAACGCGCGAGCGCTTCGTCGCCGTAGTAATTCGCGCGGAACGATGGCGTATGGGTCAGCAGAATGCGCATCGGCTCAGCTCCGCTTCGATTTCGCGGGCGGAACGGCGGAGCCGCGCACCAGCAACGACGGCGCGAAACGGAACTCGGCCGGCGTGGTTTCGGGTTTCTTCAAACGCAGCATGATCCGATCGACCATCGTTCGCGCGAGTTCGGGCACGGGCAGCTTCACCGTCGTCAACGGCGGTGCGGTGAACGCGCCCAGCGGAATGCCGTCCATGCCGATGACCGACATATCGGCCGGCAGCGACAGGCCTTCCGATTTCAAGCCAGCGATCAATCCAATCGCCATAATGTCGTTGATCGCGATCGCCGCCGTCGGTTTGGCGCGATGACGCAACAGCTTCTTGGCGAGGCTTTGGCCAAGCTCCGCCATTTCCGCGTCGGCGTAGCCCGGCGTCACCTCGCCCTCGATGATCACGCCGCGCGCACCCGCCGCTTCGATCGCCGCCGCGAAGCCATCGCGCTTTTCCTCGCGGCTGAACGTCCAGCTTCCCGGCGTCAGGAACGCGATCGCGCGATGGCCGAGCGAGACGAGATACTCGACCGCCTGCTTGGCGCCCGCGACGTTGTCGGCCGACACGTAATCGAGCAGCGGGCGCGCGTTGCGCCGCGAGTGGCTGTCGTAGCTGACCGCCACCATGCCGCGCGCGGCCGGCTCCTCCAGATGGCTTTCGTCCGACAGCGACGAAATCACGATCACGCCGCGCACGCCTTGCGCCGCCATGTCGTCGATGAAAGCGCGTTCGTGCTTGGGATCGCGGTAGGTATTGGCGACGACGACGCGATAGCCGTAACGGTCCAGCGCCGCGAGCTCGATCTCCCGCGCCACGACGCCGTAGCTCGGGTTCCCGAGCGACGGGACAAGCAGCCCGATCATCGACGCCTCGCCGGTCTTCAACTGGCGCGCGGCCTGATTGGGCCGATAGCCGAGCTTCTCGACCGCGCGCTGCACGCGTTCCAGCGTGGCTTCGCTCATCTGGCCGGTGCGTCCGTTCAGGACGTTCGATACCGTCGAGATGGAAACCTTGGCCAGTTTTGCGACATCGTTGATGTTGGACATGGAACCGTTCTAGCCGAGAACCATCCTGGGAATCCACGTCGCCAGTTCGGGGATCAGGATCACCAGGACCAGAACGGCGACTTCCGCCGCGATGAAGGCCCAGCAATACCGCACCGTTTCGTTGTAGCTGCAACCCGCGATGCTGGTCGCGACGAACAGCAGCACGGCCACGGGCGGCGTGGTCGATCCGATCTGCGTCGCCATCACCATCAGCAGACCGAGGTGGAAATCGTCGATGCCGAATTTCCGCCCGATGATGACCGCGACCGGGATCATGATGATCAGGATCGCCATCGAATCCACGAACATCGTGAGCACGAGCATGATCGCCATCATGATCAGCAGCACGGCGATGCGCGTCCCCGCGACCGAGCCGATGGCGTTCAGCACCAGATCGTTGAAATTGAGATAGGCGAGCAGCCAGCCGAACGCGCCCGCCACGCCGATGATGCCCGACACCAGCGCCGTGGTGATCCCGGCTTGGACGAAGATCTCCGGCAGGTCGCGCAGCTTCACGGTCCGGTAGACGAAGAAACCGATGAAGAAGCCATAGAAGCACGCGACGACGCCCGCTTCCGTCGCGGTGAAGATGCCGCCCAGAATGCCGCCCAGCACCAGCACGGGCGCCAGCAACGCGGGCCACACCAGCATCGCCGCTTTGACCACGACCATCAGCATGAATTTGCCGGTCGTGCGCCGCAACTCGGGGAAATCGGGATGGCGCGCATAGAGCGCCACGACGATCATCAGACCGATGCCGATCAGAATGCCGGGAATGATGCCGCCCAGAAACAAACCGCCGATCGACACGTTCGACATCGAGCCGTAGACGATCATCGTCATGCTCGGCGGGATGATCGCGCCGATCGTGCCCGCGCACGCGACCAACGCCGCCGCGAAACCGGGTTTGTAGCCGCGCGACTTCATCGCGGGCACGAGGATCGAGCCGATCGCCGAGGTGTCGGCGACGGACGAACCCGACACGCCCGCGAACACCATCGACGATACGATCGAGGCGTGGCCCAAACCGCCGCGCCAATGGCCGACGACGGCTTCGGCGAATTCGACCAGACGCTTGGAAATGCCGCCGCGCGAAATCAACTCGCCCGCCAGAATGAAATACGGCAGCGCGAGCAGGCTGAAATTATCCAGCATCGCGAACATTTTCTGCGGGAACAGGGCGGGCACCAAGGCGGGCTGCGTCAGCATGCCAACCAAACCCACGACGCCCATCACCAGCAGAATCGGAATGCCGACGGTGATCAGGCCGAGCAGCAGCGCGAAAAGAAGGACGAGTGTCATGCCAGCGTCTCCGCGAGCGAAGGCTTGAAGAACGCGACGATGCGGCGAACGGCGATCAGCGCGAGATACGCGGCCCCCAGCACCATTCCCGCATAGACCCAATCCATGCGCAGGCCGAGGCCGGGGCTGTCTTGGAACTTAGCGACTTCCATCAGCCGCAAGGTGAAGACCCCGATCGCGATCGCCATGATCAACCACATGATTTCCGAAATCAGCGCGATGGCGCGCTGCACGCCCTGCGGCATTCGCGTCAAGATCGCGTCCATGCCGATATGGGCACCCTTGCGATAGGCGACGGGAATGGCGATGAACACCATCCACACATGCCCGAATTTCTGGAACTCCTCGCTCCAGCTCAGCGGCAGGCCGAGCGCGAAACGGTTGAAGATCTGCAAGCCCCCGACCAGCGAGAAGGCCAGGAAGATCGCGAACAGCGCGAATTCCATCGCGCGGTCGACGGCGGTGAGCACGGCACGCATCGGAAAATCCCCGAAAAGACGGAACGGCCGGCGAAGGAATCGTCCCCGCGCCGGCCGCCGTTTCGTTACTTCGTCGCGCGGATGATGCGCAGCAGATCCTCGGCGCCGATCTGCTTGGCGAGTTCGTCCTGCACGGGGGCCGCCGCCGTCACCAGCGGCGCCTTGTCGAGCGTCGTGACGATCATGCCCTTCGACTTCAGCAGATCGATCGCTTCGGCGTCGCGCTGCGCGGACAGATTGCGGTTCACGTCCTGCGCCAGTTTCGCGGCCTCGGCCAGAACCTGACGCTCCTTGTCGGTGAAGCTCTGCCATTCGCGCATCGAGCAGGCCGTAACCGTCGGCCCGAACAGGTGCCCCGTCAGCGCCACGTATTTCGCGACTTCGTAGTATTTGCCGGTGAACACGACCGGGGGCGAATGTTCGAACCCGTCGAGCACGCCGGTTTGCAGCGCGGTGTAGACCTCGCCGAACGCCATCGGCGTGGCGCTCGCACCCATCGCGTTGAGGGCGGCGACGTAGGTCGGCGTCTGGATGGTGCGGATCTTCAGGCCCTTCAGATCGGCGGCCGTCTTGATCTCCTTCTTCGTCGTCACGACGTTGCGATAGCCCCAGCTATCCTGCCAGCCGAGGATCTTGATGCCGCGCGCCTCGTATTCCTTGGCCAGCGACTTGCCGACTTCGCCGTCCAGTACCTTGTGCGCGTGATCGTAGCCCTGCCACATGAACGGCAGATCGAGCACGCCCATGCGGCGCACGAAGTTGTTGTGGATCGCCGTGCCGCCGATATGGCACGTGGCGCCGGCCCCCAGCTGCATGCCTTCGACGACCGCGCGTTCCTCGCCCAGCTGGTTGGCGCCGTAGATGCGCGCGTCCAGCGTGTCCGAGTATTCGTTGATGTAGTTGCGCATCACCCACGCGACCATGTGGTTGTCGTTGCCGAGATCGACGGCGGTCGCGTGCGAGAGCTTGATTTGCTTCTTGGCCTGGGCGACGGCGACGTCCGGCGCCAGGACCGCCAGCGCCAAAGCGCCGGCCGCGGCGACGCCGCGAAGGAACGATTTACGGTTCATTGCGTTTCTCCCCTTTTTTCGGTCGCGGCTTATGCCGCTTCCCGTTCGATGGCTCGCCTTTACTAAAACGATTTAGTAAAACGGTACACTAAAGCGACAAAGCGTCAAGCCGCTTTTCACGCGGGACGCGATCTCAGGCGGTAAAGCCGTAAAGCTTGGCGGGATTATCGACCAGGATTCGCGTGCGCAACGCCGGATCCGCGATCCAATAGAGCAGCGTGTCGAGTTCGCCGGCGTCGTCCGGCGGATCGGCGAGTTTCGACACATGCGGCCAGTTGCTGGCCCACACCATGCGCTCGGGCGCCAGACGCGCGGCTTCGGTCGCCAGCGCACCGGTGTCGCGGAAATCGGGCGGACCGGCGCGCGACACTTCGTAGGCGGCCGACAATTTCAGCCAGACGCGCCCTGTGTCGAGCAGCGACGCCAGCGCCTTGAAGCCGGGATGTTCGATCGTCACCGGCTCCAGAAACTTGCCGACATGATCGACGACCAGCGTGCAAGGCAGCGTTTTCAGGAAATCGACGCGCTCGTGCAGATGGCGGCCATCCATCTGCATCTGCATATGCCAGCCGTGATCGGCCGCCTTGCGGGCGAGCGAGGCCATATCCTCCCACCCGACCGCGCCGCCGGGCAGCATATGCATACGCAGGCCGCAAGCGCCGGCGGCCGAAAGACGGCGCCATTCCGCGTCCGGTGTGGCGTCGTTGACGACCACGACCGCGCGCGCCTTGTCGCGGCCCAACGCCGCGACGCCGTTCAGCGTGACCGAATTGTCGAGACCGTAGGCCGAAGGCTGCACCACGACCGCGCGGGAAATTCCCAGACGCGCCTGCACCTTGCGATAAGCCTCGACATTGGCCCAAACCGGCGGCGGCACGACGGCCGTTTTCGCCACGGGCGTCGCCGCATCGTAAAGATGCATATGGCTGTCGATCGTATTCGCGGGTGCGACGAGGCGCGGCTTCTCGGTTCCGTTCATGACGTCGTGTTCCTCCCTTTATTGGGAGGTCTCTACGCCACGCGGCGCCGGAAAGCGAGAATTTGAATCGCAACCGCGATCATGCC
This genomic interval from Alphaproteobacteria bacterium contains the following:
- a CDS encoding TRAP transporter large permease encodes the protein MTLVLLFALLLGLITVGIPILLVMGVVGLVGMLTQPALVPALFPQKMFAMLDNFSLLALPYFILAGELISRGGISKRLVEFAEAVVGHWRGGLGHASIVSSMVFAGVSGSSVADTSAIGSILVPAMKSRGYKPGFAAALVACAGTIGAIIPPSMTMIVYGSMSNVSIGGLFLGGIIPGILIGIGLMIVVALYARHPDFPELRRTTGKFMLMVVVKAAMLVWPALLAPVLVLGGILGGIFTATEAGVVACFYGFFIGFFVYRTVKLRDLPEIFVQAGITTALVSGIIGVAGAFGWLLAYLNFNDLVLNAIGSVAGTRIAVLLIMMAIMLVLTMFVDSMAILIIMIPVAVIIGRKFGIDDFHLGLLMVMATQIGSTTPPVAVLLFVATSIAGCSYNETVRYCWAFIAAEVAVLVLVILIPELATWIPRMVLG
- a CDS encoding TRAP transporter small permease produces the protein MRAVLTAVDRAMEFALFAIFLAFSLVGGLQIFNRFALGLPLSWSEEFQKFGHVWMVFIAIPVAYRKGAHIGMDAILTRMPQGVQRAIALISEIMWLIMAIAIGVFTLRLMEVAKFQDSPGLGLRMDWVYAGMVLGAAYLALIAVRRIVAFFKPSLAETLA
- a CDS encoding hydroxyacid dehydrogenase — protein: MRILLTHTPSFRANYYGDEALARLRGAGDVVLHDSETPLDPAALIAAGKGIDVIVSDRQTAAPGEVFAGLPDLAAYVRCAMDIRNIDVEAASKAGVLVTRATAGFIDSVVELGIGMMVDLARGVSAATNAYRAGKAPVVRMGRQLAGSTLGVAGLGAIGRRLAEAAVALRMNVIFSDPETKTPPPGATQAPFDEMLAKSNFVVCLVPATEATHHLFDAAAFARMGKGAYFVNLARGELVDEAALEAALDRGHLAGAAMDVGMAPDQMPMMRLAARADVVATPHIGGLTPQAIAHQAFDTVRQVEALASGKMPDLAVNPARATRLARLGVRY
- a CDS encoding LacI family DNA-binding transcriptional regulator, which produces MSNINDVAKLAKVSISTVSNVLNGRTGQMSEATLERVQRAVEKLGYRPNQAARQLKTGEASMIGLLVPSLGNPSYGVVAREIELAALDRYGYRVVVANTYRDPKHERAFIDDMAAQGVRGVIVISSLSDESHLEEPAARGMVAVSYDSHSRRNARPLLDYVSADNVAGAKQAVEYLVSLGHRAIAFLTPGSWTFSREEKRDGFAAAIEAAGARGVIIEGEVTPGYADAEMAELGQSLAKKLLRHRAKPTAAIAINDIMAIGLIAGLKSEGLSLPADMSVIGMDGIPLGAFTAPPLTTVKLPVPELARTMVDRIMLRLKKPETTPAEFRFAPSLLVRGSAVPPAKSKRS
- a CDS encoding TRAP transporter substrate-binding protein; the encoded protein is MNRKSFLRGVAAAGALALAVLAPDVAVAQAKKQIKLSHATAVDLGNDNHMVAWVMRNYINEYSDTLDARIYGANQLGEERAVVEGMQLGAGATCHIGGTAIHNNFVRRMGVLDLPFMWQGYDHAHKVLDGEVGKSLAKEYEARGIKILGWQDSWGYRNVVTTKKEIKTAADLKGLKIRTIQTPTYVAALNAMGASATPMAFGEVYTALQTGVLDGFEHSPPVVFTGKYYEVAKYVALTGHLFGPTVTACSMREWQSFTDKERQVLAEAAKLAQDVNRNLSAQRDAEAIDLLKSKGMIVTTLDKAPLVTAAAPVQDELAKQIGAEDLLRIIRATK
- a CDS encoding amidohydrolase family protein; amino-acid sequence: MNGTEKPRLVAPANTIDSHMHLYDAATPVAKTAVVPPPVWANVEAYRKVQARLGISRAVVVQPSAYGLDNSVTLNGVAALGRDKARAVVVVNDATPDAEWRRLSAAGACGLRMHMLPGGAVGWEDMASLARKAADHGWHMQMQMDGRHLHERVDFLKTLPCTLVVDHVGKFLEPVTIEHPGFKALASLLDTGRVWLKLSAAYEVSRAGPPDFRDTGALATEAARLAPERMVWASNWPHVSKLADPPDDAGELDTLLYWIADPALRTRILVDNPAKLYGFTA